Proteins co-encoded in one Halorussus salinus genomic window:
- a CDS encoding ABC transporter permease has translation MSMGRFLLKRSAQGILVVWGVVTVVFGLRYITPGNPVTFVAPLDASQELRQQIATELGLNRPFYVQYFDYIFNLLQGDMGYSYIRGVEASGLIFARLPATLELAVAASIVAVVISIPLGVISATRRHEPADYAATSFSLVGISTPNFWLGIMLVLILSVQFGLFPTSRRGIGLLPALEMLVTQFQISGLVTWLAHITLPAITLGTYFTALITRLTRSGMLDELGKPYVRSSRAKGLPETLVRYKHALRNTLIPVITVLGLQLGTLIGGAVITEAVFAWPGLGTLLINAITARDWPLIQGSLIVIGTGFVVINIFVDALYAYINPQVVH, from the coding sequence ATGTCGATGGGGAGATTCCTACTCAAACGTAGCGCCCAAGGAATACTGGTCGTCTGGGGCGTCGTAACCGTCGTGTTCGGTCTGCGATACATCACGCCGGGCAACCCCGTGACGTTCGTGGCTCCGCTGGACGCCAGCCAAGAGTTACGCCAGCAGATAGCGACCGAGTTGGGTCTCAACAGACCCTTCTACGTCCAGTACTTCGACTACATCTTCAACCTGTTACAGGGCGACATGGGCTACTCCTACATTCGGGGCGTCGAGGCGAGCGGCCTCATCTTCGCTCGCCTCCCGGCCACCCTCGAACTCGCGGTGGCCGCGAGCATCGTCGCCGTGGTCATCTCGATTCCGCTGGGCGTCATCTCCGCGACCCGCCGACACGAACCGGCCGACTACGCCGCGACGAGTTTCTCGCTGGTCGGCATCTCGACGCCGAACTTCTGGCTCGGCATCATGCTCGTGTTGATTCTGTCGGTCCAGTTCGGATTGTTCCCGACGAGTCGTCGGGGAATCGGCCTTCTCCCGGCGCTGGAGATGCTGGTGACGCAGTTCCAAATCTCGGGGCTGGTGACGTGGCTCGCCCACATCACGCTCCCGGCCATCACGCTCGGGACGTACTTCACCGCGCTCATCACGCGACTCACCCGAAGCGGGATGCTGGACGAACTCGGCAAGCCCTACGTCCGCTCGTCGCGAGCGAAGGGCCTGCCCGAGACGCTGGTCCGGTACAAGCACGCGCTCCGGAATACGCTGATTCCGGTCATCACCGTGCTGGGCCTGCAACTCGGGACGCTCATCGGCGGCGCGGTCATCACCGAAGCCGTCTTCGCGTGGCCCGGACTGGGCACCCTGCTCATCAACGCCATCACCGCGCGTGACTGGCCGCTGATTCAGGGGTCGCTCATCGTCATCGGCACCGGCTTCGTCGTCATCAACATCTTCGTGGACGCGCTGTACGCCTACATCAACCCGCAGGTGGTTCACTAA
- a CDS encoding Lrp/AsnC family transcriptional regulator → MVTAYVMVKANTGEADRLKSAIMDLDGVVDAHIVAGDVDIIAKLDVDSTPEVKEIAADGIQGVQGVEDTQTYIAMD, encoded by the coding sequence ATGGTTACAGCGTACGTCATGGTCAAGGCGAACACGGGCGAGGCGGACAGACTCAAGAGTGCGATTATGGACCTCGACGGCGTGGTAGACGCCCACATCGTCGCGGGCGACGTGGACATCATCGCGAAACTCGACGTGGACTCGACGCCCGAGGTCAAGGAGATCGCGGCCGACGGGATTCAGGGTGTTCAGGGCGTCGAGGACACCCAAACGTACATCGCGATGGACTGA
- a CDS encoding ABC transporter ATP-binding protein, protein MTDSLVRVEDLRKYYFEQDNLTDRLLGREPESVQAVDGVSFEVREGETLGLVGESGCGKSTTGETLLKLREPTDGAMYFDGENVFEKDDLTEFRERAQVVFQDPFSSLDPRMTAGEIVREPLDVHGIGTKAERREKVAQLMERVGLSAGQVDRYPHEFSGGQRQRIGIARALALEPDFIVCDEPVSALDVSVQAQILNLLEDLQEEFGLTYLFIAHDLSVVRHISDRVAVMYLGEIVEVGPVEEIFENPGHPYTEALLESVPRADTSEQGRQVDTLSGDVPSPRDPPSGCRFHTRCPYAREVCAQSDPDDYDADGADHRAACFRRVETHDYWNSPPLETDDPTAEQAADD, encoded by the coding sequence ATGACTGACTCGCTCGTCCGCGTCGAAGACCTCCGCAAGTACTACTTCGAGCAGGACAACTTGACCGACCGACTCCTCGGGCGGGAGCCAGAGAGCGTGCAGGCCGTGGACGGCGTGAGCTTCGAGGTCCGCGAGGGCGAGACGCTGGGGCTGGTCGGCGAGTCTGGCTGTGGCAAGTCCACCACGGGCGAGACCCTGCTCAAGCTCCGCGAGCCGACCGACGGCGCGATGTACTTCGACGGCGAGAACGTCTTCGAGAAAGACGACCTCACGGAGTTCCGCGAGCGCGCGCAGGTCGTCTTCCAAGACCCCTTCTCCAGCCTCGACCCGCGGATGACAGCAGGCGAAATCGTCCGCGAACCCCTCGACGTTCACGGCATCGGGACGAAGGCCGAGCGCCGCGAGAAGGTCGCACAACTGATGGAGCGGGTCGGACTCTCCGCCGGACAGGTGGACCGCTACCCCCACGAGTTCTCGGGCGGCCAGCGCCAGCGCATCGGCATCGCGCGGGCCTTGGCGCTCGAACCGGACTTCATCGTGTGCGACGAACCCGTGTCGGCGCTGGACGTGTCGGTACAGGCCCAGATTCTGAACCTCTTGGAAGACCTCCAAGAGGAGTTCGGGCTGACGTATCTGTTCATCGCCCACGACCTGAGCGTGGTCCGGCACATCTCCGACCGAGTGGCGGTGATGTACCTCGGCGAAATCGTGGAGGTCGGCCCCGTAGAGGAGATATTCGAGAACCCCGGCCACCCCTACACCGAGGCACTGCTAGAGAGCGTCCCGCGGGCCGACACCAGCGAGCAGGGCCGACAGGTCGATACCCTCTCTGGCGACGTGCCATCTCCGCGCGACCCGCCGAGTGGCTGTCGGTTCCACACGCGGTGTCCCTACGCCCGCGAAGTCTGCGCCCAGTCGGACCCGGACGACTACGACGCCGACGGAGCGGACCACCGCGCGGCTTGCTTCCGACGGGTCGAAACTCACGACTACTGGAACAGCCCGCCGCTCGAAACCGACGACCCGACCGCCGAACAGGCCGCAGACGACTGA
- a CDS encoding ABC transporter permease encodes MAGPIERLVDAFWNGLKRGVSPRTVRNLRKELRQSALAKVGIVVVVAIVLVALFAPLLAPHNPTNQHLDESQLPPLGFSKTSTQTSSEMVNGSIEVVNETVTVSATPKYPLGTDSLGRDMLSRVIYGARTSLLVGLLGTVIAATVGVTVGLSAGYYGGKVDDALMRSADIMLAFPSLVLAVALVGLFGRAVVRLPDPLVQAGLAPSMPETFALPGTVIIVVGLVNWVWFARVARGEALSIEGQEYVKAARSVGANDGFILRKHILPNSVTPILVLATIQIAAIILLESALSFLGFSGTSLSWGFDIAQGRDYLASSWWISTVPGVAIVLTVIGINLVGDWLRDALDPGIEGEGGGV; translated from the coding sequence ATGGCCGGACCTATCGAGAGACTCGTAGACGCGTTCTGGAACGGACTCAAGCGGGGCGTCTCGCCCCGGACCGTCCGGAACCTCAGGAAGGAACTTCGCCAGAGCGCGCTGGCGAAGGTCGGTATCGTCGTCGTGGTCGCAATCGTGTTGGTGGCGCTGTTCGCACCCCTGCTCGCGCCCCACAACCCCACGAATCAGCACCTCGACGAGTCCCAACTCCCGCCGCTCGGGTTCAGCAAGACATCGACCCAGACCAGTTCCGAGATGGTCAACGGCTCCATCGAGGTCGTCAACGAGACGGTCACGGTCTCGGCGACGCCGAAGTACCCGCTCGGCACCGACTCGCTGGGCAGGGACATGCTCTCGCGAGTCATCTACGGCGCGCGAACCTCCCTGCTGGTCGGTCTCCTCGGGACGGTCATCGCCGCGACCGTCGGCGTGACCGTGGGCCTGTCCGCTGGCTACTACGGCGGGAAGGTAGACGACGCGCTGATGCGGAGCGCCGACATCATGCTCGCGTTCCCGTCGCTGGTCTTGGCGGTCGCGCTGGTCGGCCTGTTTGGTCGGGCGGTGGTCAGATTACCGGACCCGCTCGTGCAGGCCGGTCTCGCGCCGAGCATGCCCGAGACGTTCGCGCTACCGGGGACGGTTATCATCGTCGTCGGACTGGTCAACTGGGTGTGGTTCGCGCGGGTCGCCCGCGGCGAGGCGCTCTCCATCGAGGGCCAAGAGTACGTCAAGGCCGCCCGCTCGGTGGGCGCGAACGACGGGTTCATCCTTCGCAAGCACATCCTGCCCAACAGCGTGACACCGATTCTCGTGCTGGCGACCATCCAAATCGCGGCCATCATCCTGCTGGAATCCGCGCTGTCGTTCCTCGGCTTCTCGGGGACCAGCCTCTCGTGGGGCTTCGACATCGCGCAGGGCCGTGACTACCTCGCGTCGTCGTGGTGGATTTCGACGGTTCCGGGGGTCGCCATCGTGCTGACGGTCATCGGAATTAACCTCGTCGGCGACTGGCTCCGCGACGCCTTGGACCCCGGTATCGAGGGCGAAGGAGGTGGCGTCTGA
- a CDS encoding ABC transporter substrate-binding protein produces the protein MAHDEGTSRRKFLTVAGAAAASASVAGCTGGGGGQETTTTETDTTTETTGGGTETETETTESGGEGEEFAVTITQGQMPTTLDPQNHRSTPTDNVVLHAYEGLLGRDQKGKIVEKLATGYERQEPGRVRFTIREGVTFHNGDQLTPEDVAFSINRVVNEDVSIASPQSDQLAGVTGAEVVDGQRAVDVMSDGINPIVFSLFATYCDVMQKSWVQERSKSEIAQQMNGTGPFALEEYQSDVKVEFTNYEDYWRDPAAVTSLTFRAAKESSTRVNQLLEGESDVIVNVPPQDIPRIRNSGETQLSAAPSTRIIYNAMKYNVEPFSSPQFRRAMNHAVNLDSIIENVLSGFADPTGQPTLEGFFGYNSDVNPYPYDKAQAEQLVEESGHAGASITLHTPVGRYLKDVEIAQAVANQIDQLSNVSCSVKQREFATLAGELTDGNLETSPDFYLIGWGNATFDASQTIIPLLTTDGALSSYSNDEVDSMMQQAQSQGDESQREQTLQEVNQLLHDQAPWIYLNRQYSVYGVRQRVQWQARRDERIDAYAMAPAEGQ, from the coding sequence ATGGCGCACGACGAAGGTACGTCTCGACGGAAGTTTCTGACAGTTGCCGGTGCCGCTGCCGCGTCCGCTTCGGTGGCGGGGTGTACGGGTGGCGGCGGTGGACAGGAAACGACGACGACGGAGACGGACACGACAACGGAGACGACCGGCGGAGGGACCGAGACCGAAACGGAGACGACCGAATCGGGTGGTGAGGGCGAGGAGTTCGCCGTCACCATCACGCAGGGCCAGATGCCGACGACGCTGGACCCGCAGAACCACCGTTCGACCCCGACGGACAACGTGGTCCTCCACGCCTACGAGGGCCTCCTCGGGCGCGACCAGAAGGGGAAGATAGTCGAGAAGCTCGCGACCGGCTACGAACGCCAAGAGCCGGGTCGGGTCCGTTTCACCATCCGAGAGGGAGTCACGTTCCACAACGGCGACCAGTTGACGCCCGAAGACGTGGCGTTCAGCATCAATCGCGTCGTGAACGAGGACGTGAGCATCGCCAGCCCGCAGTCCGACCAACTCGCTGGCGTCACGGGCGCGGAAGTCGTGGATGGCCAGCGCGCGGTCGACGTGATGTCCGACGGCATCAACCCCATCGTCTTCTCGCTGTTCGCGACGTACTGCGACGTGATGCAGAAGTCGTGGGTGCAGGAGCGTTCGAAGTCCGAAATCGCTCAACAGATGAACGGCACCGGACCGTTCGCCCTCGAGGAGTACCAGTCGGACGTGAAAGTCGAGTTCACCAACTACGAGGACTACTGGCGGGACCCCGCCGCGGTCACGTCGCTGACGTTCCGCGCGGCCAAGGAGTCGAGTACGCGGGTGAACCAACTGCTCGAAGGCGAGTCCGACGTTATCGTCAACGTGCCGCCCCAAGACATCCCGCGCATTAGAAACTCCGGGGAGACACAACTCAGCGCGGCACCGAGTACGCGCATCATCTACAACGCGATGAAGTACAACGTCGAACCGTTCTCCAGCCCGCAGTTCCGCCGGGCGATGAACCACGCGGTGAACCTCGATAGCATCATCGAGAACGTCCTGTCGGGCTTCGCGGACCCGACCGGTCAGCCGACGCTGGAGGGCTTCTTCGGCTACAACTCCGACGTGAACCCCTACCCCTACGACAAGGCTCAGGCCGAGCAACTGGTCGAGGAGAGCGGCCACGCCGGGGCCTCGATCACGCTCCACACGCCGGTCGGTCGCTACCTCAAGGACGTTGAAATCGCCCAAGCGGTCGCCAACCAGATCGACCAGCTCTCGAACGTCTCGTGTTCGGTCAAACAGCGGGAGTTCGCGACGCTGGCGGGTGAACTCACCGACGGAAATCTGGAGACGAGTCCGGACTTCTACCTCATCGGCTGGGGTAACGCGACGTTCGACGCGAGCCAGACCATCATCCCGCTGTTGACCACCGACGGCGCGCTCAGTTCTTACAGCAACGACGAGGTCGACAGCATGATGCAGCAGGCCCAGAGTCAGGGCGACGAGAGCCAGCGCGAACAGACGCTACAGGAGGTCAACCAACTGCTCCACGACCAAGCGCCGTGGATATACCTCAACCGCCAGTACAGCGTCTACGGCGTCCGCCAACGCGTCCAGTGGCAGGCCCGCCGCGACGAACGCATCGACGCCTACGCGATGGCACCGGCCGAAGGCCAGTAA
- a CDS encoding DUF5813 family protein, with product MTDESVERAFREHPDFEKTGEGEFETPQKAFPGVVTASEEAAGDDARRYEVEVRTPMLDAVVEGEEVAAVVEDGWFETLELRLDDAHTVASADAEPPEVEREGEEVVVTAALETADPDRAAEDALAIVEYVEGTWVQGIIPGYDYTGPAASLRERARQNYDEGGGPGGADGSGGAGGAGGPGGRPR from the coding sequence ATGACCGACGAGTCCGTCGAACGCGCGTTCCGAGAGCATCCCGACTTCGAGAAAACCGGTGAAGGAGAGTTCGAGACACCCCAGAAGGCGTTCCCCGGCGTCGTCACTGCGAGCGAGGAGGCCGCTGGGGACGACGCCCGCCGCTACGAGGTTGAGGTCCGAACGCCCATGCTCGACGCCGTGGTCGAGGGCGAGGAGGTCGCCGCGGTAGTCGAAGACGGCTGGTTCGAGACGCTGGAACTCCGACTGGACGACGCCCACACCGTCGCCAGCGCCGACGCCGAACCGCCCGAGGTCGAGCGCGAGGGCGAGGAGGTCGTCGTGACCGCCGCCTTGGAGACGGCCGACCCCGACCGGGCCGCCGAGGACGCGCTGGCGATAGTCGAGTACGTCGAAGGGACGTGGGTCCAAGGCATCATTCCCGGCTACGACTACACCGGACCGGCCGCGAGCCTGCGCGAGCGCGCGAGACAGAATTACGACGAGGGTGGCGGTCCGGGTGGTGCGGACGGGTCGGGCGGCGCGGGTGGTGCTGGCGGACCGGGCGGTCGGCCGCGCTGA
- a CDS encoding potassium channel family protein, which produces MRFVIIGSGRVGLRTARVLREEGHEVTLVERDANKVERARNDGFEVVEGDGGREDILEQADLRSADALGALTGDLNVNFAACMVGKHYGCRTILRIDEDYREDIYRKFASDVDEVVYPERLGAIGAKNAMLGGNIRAIADIAQSLQVVELTITDESPVKGYSISELSLPADARILAFGKADEPMDIPLADDSLEAGDRLAVLADFDVLEDVRQILVGDASRASAQAMTGGN; this is translated from the coding sequence ATGCGATTCGTTATCATTGGCTCGGGTCGGGTAGGCCTCCGGACGGCCCGCGTCCTGCGGGAGGAGGGCCACGAGGTTACGCTGGTCGAGCGTGACGCCAACAAGGTCGAACGCGCCCGCAACGACGGCTTCGAGGTCGTCGAAGGCGACGGCGGCCGCGAGGATATTCTGGAGCAAGCGGACCTCCGGTCGGCGGACGCACTCGGCGCGCTGACGGGCGACCTCAACGTCAACTTCGCGGCGTGCATGGTCGGCAAACACTACGGCTGTCGGACGATTCTGCGAATCGACGAGGACTACCGCGAGGACATCTACCGGAAGTTCGCCAGCGACGTAGACGAGGTGGTCTACCCCGAGCGGTTGGGTGCCATCGGCGCGAAGAACGCCATGCTTGGGGGCAACATCCGCGCAATCGCCGATATCGCCCAGAGCCTACAGGTGGTCGAACTCACCATCACCGACGAATCGCCGGTGAAAGGCTACTCCATCAGCGAACTCTCGCTTCCGGCCGACGCCCGCATCTTGGCGTTCGGGAAGGCCGACGAGCCGATGGACATCCCGCTCGCCGACGACTCGCTGGAGGCCGGGGACCGACTCGCCGTCCTCGCGGACTTCGACGTGCTGGAGGACGTGCGACAGATTCTGGTCGGCGACGCCAGCAGAGCGAGCGCGCAAGCAATGACTGGAGGCAACTGA
- a CDS encoding ABC transporter ATP-binding protein — protein sequence MTDDLLRVRDLSTRFFTEDGQVNAVESVDFDVRDGEVFGIVGESGSGKSVTALSVIDLVESPGRITSGEVWYRNSDLAEEVRDDTPEAVDGDFVDVRRVPENVRRALRGPSFSTIFQDPMSSLNPSLTVGEQIAEAVEVQRRARSNPRSTRSRTQGYGLADFLSSTVLPSRSYVSDESRAEAIELLEQVGIPDPAERADEYPHEFSGGMLQRAMIAQALAGEPDLLIADEPTTALDVTIQAQILDLLRDLQDETGMSIMMITHNLGVIARMCDRVGVMYAGEVVERGTLGDVFDDPVHPYTQGLLGSIPDLDDPAPRLQPIEGNVPDLYDEEMDNRCYFADRCPKAMEECLHKPPEFDTETGDARTDFHDRNASDHGAKCYLAQHEYDPSQALPEGYFESDEAGSASEPASGDAASENEEVSADD from the coding sequence ATGACCGACGACCTCCTTCGCGTCCGGGACCTCTCGACCCGGTTCTTCACCGAAGACGGACAGGTCAACGCGGTCGAGTCCGTGGACTTCGACGTGCGAGACGGCGAGGTCTTCGGCATCGTCGGCGAGTCGGGGTCTGGCAAGAGCGTGACCGCGCTCTCGGTCATCGACCTCGTGGAGTCGCCGGGCCGCATCACCAGCGGCGAGGTTTGGTACCGCAATTCGGACCTCGCCGAGGAGGTCCGGGACGACACCCCCGAGGCCGTGGACGGCGACTTCGTGGACGTGCGCCGGGTGCCCGAGAACGTCCGGCGGGCGCTCCGCGGGCCGTCGTTCAGCACCATCTTTCAAGACCCGATGAGCAGTCTGAACCCCTCGCTCACGGTCGGCGAGCAGATAGCCGAGGCGGTCGAGGTCCAGCGCCGCGCGCGCTCGAACCCGCGTTCGACCCGGTCGCGCACGCAGGGCTACGGTCTGGCCGACTTCCTCAGTAGCACGGTCCTGCCGTCCCGGAGCTACGTCAGCGACGAGAGTCGCGCGGAGGCCATCGAACTCCTCGAACAGGTCGGGATTCCGGACCCCGCCGAGCGCGCCGACGAGTACCCCCACGAGTTCTCGGGCGGGATGCTCCAGCGCGCGATGATAGCCCAAGCCCTCGCGGGCGAACCGGACCTCCTCATCGCCGACGAGCCGACGACCGCGCTCGACGTGACGATTCAGGCCCAGATTCTCGACCTCCTGCGGGACTTGCAGGACGAGACCGGGATGAGCATCATGATGATTACCCACAACCTCGGCGTCATCGCCCGAATGTGCGACCGCGTCGGCGTGATGTACGCCGGGGAGGTGGTCGAACGGGGCACGCTCGGGGACGTGTTCGACGACCCAGTTCATCCCTACACGCAGGGGCTACTTGGGTCGATTCCGGACTTGGACGACCCCGCGCCCCGACTTCAGCCCATCGAGGGCAACGTGCCGGACCTCTACGACGAGGAGATGGACAACCGCTGTTACTTCGCGGACCGCTGTCCGAAAGCCATGGAGGAGTGCCTACACAAGCCACCCGAGTTCGACACCGAGACGGGCGACGCACGGACCGACTTCCACGACCGCAACGCGAGCGACCACGGCGCGAAGTGCTACCTCGCCCAACACGAGTACGACCCCTCGCAGGCGCTTCCGGAGGGGTACTTCGAGAGCGACGAGGCGGGAAGCGCCTCGGAACCCGCGAGCGGCGACGCCGCGAGCGAAAACGAGGAGGTGAGCGCGGATGACTGA
- a CDS encoding helix-turn-helix domain-containing protein has translation MSVIAELSVPVEDFPLGRALATTPDMQIELERIVPTDTGALPFFWVSGDDVDAFVAELEREEDVDTVCVLDRFEDGALIRAVWTATPGLVEGILQSEATLLEVMRYDDVWRFRLRSPDREGVAALQRYCADNDIDLRLDRINDLGEVETGQRYGLTDDQRRTIVRAFEEGYFDDPRGTTLEALGTEFDISSRAVSKRLRRGLRNLVDATLIRDDL, from the coding sequence ATGAGCGTCATCGCGGAACTGTCCGTTCCCGTCGAGGACTTCCCGCTCGGTCGCGCACTCGCAACCACGCCGGACATGCAGATCGAACTGGAGCGCATCGTCCCCACCGACACCGGGGCGCTCCCGTTCTTCTGGGTCTCGGGCGACGACGTGGACGCGTTCGTGGCGGAACTGGAGCGCGAGGAGGACGTAGACACCGTCTGTGTACTCGACCGGTTCGAGGACGGCGCGCTCATCCGGGCGGTGTGGACCGCGACGCCCGGCCTCGTGGAGGGCATTCTCCAGTCGGAGGCTACCTTGCTGGAAGTGATGCGCTACGACGACGTATGGCGGTTCCGACTCCGGTCGCCCGACCGCGAGGGGGTCGCCGCCTTGCAACGCTACTGTGCCGACAACGACATCGACCTGCGTCTCGACCGCATCAACGACCTCGGCGAGGTGGAGACCGGCCAGCGGTACGGTCTGACCGACGACCAGCGCCGGACCATCGTGAGAGCCTTCGAGGAGGGCTACTTCGACGACCCGCGGGGGACAACACTCGAAGCGTTGGGGACGGAGTTCGACATCTCGTCGCGGGCGGTCTCGAAACGACTGCGGCGCGGACTTCGGAACCTCGTGGACGCGACGCTGATACGCGACGACTTATAA
- a CDS encoding thiamine pyrophosphate-dependent enzyme, with translation MNRIIGERDLSETPFSPEEARETYRELVRARAFDERALALQRRGWMSSWPPYRGQEGSQVGAAMAMADDDWLFPTYRSNAMQIARDVPISDILLFRRGMPEYHSDHDVPNFPQAVPIATQIPHAAGVGMAMNYERAVKGEETEAEQADADDVEAEGAAADGGDAQNPAVLCYFGDGATSEGDFHEGLNFAGVFDSPTVFFCENNEWAISLPRHRQTASDTIAQKAGAYGFEGVQVDGNDPLAVRETVAEALDSAREGEPVLVESLTYRQGAHTTSDDPSQYEEAAKDLPDWRTADPVERYEEYLREQGVLDDEFVEEVQAEADEQLDEAVERAESVEPGDPHDVFDRVYETLPPNLREQKAYLDSLLADHDVQELDH, from the coding sequence ATGAACCGTATCATCGGCGAACGGGACCTCTCGGAGACGCCCTTCTCGCCCGAGGAGGCGCGGGAGACGTACCGAGAACTGGTCCGGGCGCGGGCCTTCGACGAGCGTGCGCTGGCGCTCCAGCGCAGAGGCTGGATGAGCAGTTGGCCGCCCTACCGCGGACAGGAGGGCTCGCAGGTCGGTGCCGCGATGGCGATGGCCGACGACGACTGGCTCTTTCCGACCTACCGGTCGAACGCGATGCAGATAGCCCGCGACGTACCGATAAGCGACATCCTGCTGTTCCGGCGCGGGATGCCCGAGTACCACTCGGACCACGACGTGCCCAACTTCCCGCAGGCGGTCCCCATCGCCACTCAGATTCCCCACGCCGCGGGCGTCGGGATGGCGATGAACTACGAGCGCGCCGTGAAGGGCGAGGAGACCGAGGCCGAGCAAGCCGACGCCGACGATGTAGAGGCCGAGGGTGCGGCGGCCGACGGCGGCGACGCGCAGAATCCGGCCGTCCTCTGTTACTTCGGCGACGGAGCGACCTCGGAGGGTGACTTCCACGAAGGACTCAACTTCGCGGGCGTCTTCGACTCGCCGACCGTCTTCTTCTGCGAGAACAACGAGTGGGCGATTAGCCTGCCGCGACACCGCCAGACCGCCAGCGACACCATCGCCCAGAAGGCCGGAGCCTACGGTTTCGAGGGCGTGCAGGTGGACGGCAACGACCCGCTCGCGGTCCGTGAGACCGTCGCCGAGGCGCTGGACTCGGCGCGGGAGGGCGAACCGGTCCTCGTGGAGAGTCTGACCTACCGGCAGGGCGCTCACACGACCAGCGACGACCCGAGCCAGTACGAGGAGGCCGCGAAGGACCTACCCGACTGGCGGACCGCCGACCCCGTCGAACGCTACGAGGAGTACCTGCGCGAGCAGGGCGTACTCGACGACGAGTTCGTGGAGGAGGTCCAAGCCGAGGCCGACGAGCAACTGGACGAGGCAGTCGAGCGCGCCGAGTCGGTCGAACCGGGCGACCCCCACGACGTGTTCGACCGGGTGTACGAGACCCTGCCGCCGAACCTCCGCGAGCAGAAGGCGTACCTCGACTCCCTCCTCGCGGACCACGACGTGCAGGAGTTAGACCACTGA
- a CDS encoding Lrp/AsnC family transcriptional regulator, with translation MVHAFIMVKTAAGRSEDVLTAVRELDGISEAHVVAGEFDVIVEAEADEVYDVLQTASSDISGMDGVADTKTYMALD, from the coding sequence ATGGTTCACGCCTTTATTATGGTGAAAACCGCCGCCGGGCGCTCCGAGGACGTGCTGACGGCGGTCCGCGAACTGGACGGTATCTCCGAGGCCCACGTCGTCGCTGGCGAGTTCGACGTTATCGTAGAAGCGGAGGCCGACGAGGTGTACGACGTACTTCAGACCGCCTCGTCGGACATCTCGGGGATGGACGGCGTCGCGGACACGAAGACGTACATGGCGCTCGACTGA
- a CDS encoding DUF7344 domain-containing protein has protein sequence MSQDQNRASVSPPNVSETDVLPIDSESESLDAIFRALSDHRRRCVCHYLAERDEPIHVDELAELLAASMTAKTRAVLTSAEIEKTRAELLQMHLPKLTEVGIVAHDADESVVRLTDSPGVTECLRAATSVDLQ, from the coding sequence ATGAGTCAGGACCAGAACAGGGCGTCGGTTTCCCCACCGAACGTCTCCGAGACTGACGTACTACCGATAGACAGCGAGAGCGAGTCCCTCGACGCAATTTTCCGGGCGCTCTCGGACCACCGACGGCGATGCGTCTGTCACTACCTCGCCGAACGCGACGAGCCGATACACGTGGACGAACTCGCGGAGTTGCTCGCCGCCTCGATGACCGCGAAGACGCGAGCGGTCCTCACGTCGGCCGAGATAGAGAAGACCCGCGCGGAACTCCTCCAGATGCATCTCCCGAAACTGACCGAAGTCGGAATCGTCGCTCACGACGCAGACGAGAGCGTCGTCCGACTGACGGACTCGCCGGGCGTCACCGAGTGTCTGCGGGCGGCCACGAGCGTGGACTTGCAGTAG
- a CDS encoding peptidylprolyl isomerase, which produces MADDLTATLHTTHGDIEVRLFDERAPRTVENFVNLAEHDPAANDEPAPDTTTWEDPQSGEVRGDSLYSDVPFHRIIGDFMIQGGDPTGTGRGGPGYEFEDEFHDELRHDDAGILSMANSGPDTNGSQFFITLDAQPHLDDRHAVFGEVIEGMDVVEEIGSVPTDHNDSPNEDVALERVEIHD; this is translated from the coding sequence ATGGCAGACGACCTAACCGCGACCCTGCACACGACTCACGGCGACATCGAAGTCCGACTGTTCGACGAGCGCGCTCCTCGAACCGTCGAGAACTTCGTCAATCTTGCGGAACACGACCCCGCCGCGAACGACGAGCCCGCACCGGACACGACGACGTGGGAGGACCCCCAGTCCGGCGAGGTCCGAGGAGACTCGCTGTACAGCGACGTGCCCTTCCACCGAATCATCGGCGACTTCATGATTCAGGGCGGCGACCCGACCGGCACCGGTCGCGGCGGTCCCGGCTACGAGTTCGAAGACGAGTTCCACGACGAACTCCGCCACGACGACGCGGGTATCCTCTCGATGGCCAACAGCGGTCCCGACACCAACGGCTCGCAGTTCTTCATCACCCTCGACGCCCAACCGCATCTGGACGACCGCCACGCGGTCTTCGGCGAGGTCATCGAGGGGATGGATGTAGTCGAGGAGATCGGCTCGGTCCCGACCGACCACAACGACAGCCCGAACGAGGATGTGGCCCTCGAACGCGTCGAGATTCACGACTAA